A stretch of Coccidioides posadasii str. Silveira chromosome 2, complete sequence DNA encodes these proteins:
- a CDS encoding putative NRPS-like protein biosynthetic cluster (antiSMASH:Cluster_2.7~SMCOG1002:AMP-dependent synthetase and ligase~EggNog:ENOG410PJY4~COG:I~TransMembrane:1 (o95-118i)) yields the protein MEFDRTSFIPPHEGDTILPLSPFFSRLVRHAHRKPPRLAVRDVNLGFEKTYTQFLTDVLALRNTLRASLGEKAARDLKEGKEVYVGLLAAGGYEYAVGFVAIVALGAAVVPITLLLPVREASYFVLKARCVAVLASAAGRNLGDSLSQHIKAEKTLDVCCIAIATSFQPVPLAPEEICLSTGRYLDDNAPAVVIFTSGTTGPPKGAVMKRAFLHDCSEEINSHFNITELDVILHVLPVHHATGVGINFLPYIFAGACVEFRSGGVDIPWLWERWKQGGVSVFSGVPTIYMRMMRYYEQKLAFLPEQEVNMYIKGARSLRILLCGTSALPEPVQNFWSGVLGGNSRILTRYGSTEAGAIFRTPLDCEDVPAGSVGHLAPGVTIKLSNGDEGEILVKSPWMFAKYLHDPTATAAAHDAEGFFKTGDIARREGRNYFIMGRSSIDILKSGGYKISALDIEREVLSLPYIGEVMVVGVDDDEYGQRIAAAVTLRDDQKIYRCRGNGNAGKKLTIYDLRRDLRSRLAGYKMPTILRVVEGELPKSATGKVVKKVLGPSFFTDNYRNDVMVQVWEKSGRQAQGKL from the exons ATGGAGTTCGACCGAACATCTTTCATTCCTCCGCACGAAGGAGATACAATCCTCCCCTTATCACCTTTCTTTTCACGCCTGGTCCGCCATGCGCACCGCAAGCCGCCTCGTCTGGCTGTCCGGGATGTGAATCTTGGATTTGAGAAGACGTACACCCAATTTCTCACCGATGTTCTTGCGTTGAGAAATACGCTACGCGCAAGCTTAGGAGAGAAGGCGGCGAGGGACTTGAAAGAGGGTAAGGAAGTGTATGTGGGATTGCTGGCCGCTGGAGGCTACGAGTATGCCGTTGGATTTGTGGCTATTGTTGCGCTGGGAGCGGCGGTGGTGCCAATCA CTCTGCTCCTCCCCGTCCGCGAGGCGTCATACTTTGTGCTTAAAGCTCGCTGTGTTGCCGTCCTTGCTTCCGCCGCCGGTCGAAACCTCGGTGATTCACTGAGCCAGCATATCAAGGCCGAGAAAACCCTAGACGTTTGCTGCATAGCCATCGCGACATCCTTTCAGCCCGTTCCGCTCGCACCGGAAGAAATTTGCCTCTCAACCGGCCGGTACCTGGATGACAACGCCCCTGCCGTTGTGATTTTCACCTCCGGCACCACTGGACCCCCCAAAGGTGCAGTGATGAAACGTGCATTCTTGCATGATTGTTCGGAAGAAATAAACAGCCACTTCAATATCACCGAGTTAGACGTAATCTTGCACGTGTTGCCAGTGCATCACGCCACGGGTGTAGGGATTAATTTCCTTCCTTACATCTTCGCGGGTGCGTGCGTTGAATTCCGCAGTGGTGGTGTGGATATCCCATGGCTATGGGAGCGATGGAAACAGGGCGGCGTGAGCGTATTTTCCGGCGTTCCGACCATATATATGCGCATGATGCGGTACTACGAACAGAAACTGGCGTTTCTTCCCGAGCAGGAGGTGAATATGTACATCAAGGGCGCCAGGTCGTTGAGAATCTTACTCTGTGGCACATCGGCGCTGCCAGAGCCCGTGCAGAACTTCTGGAGCGGGGTTCTCGGTGGAAACAGTCGGATTTTGACGAGATACGGCTCGACGGAAGCAGGAGCGATCTTTAGGACACCTTTGGATTGTGAGGATGTACCAGCGGGGAGTGTTGGCCATCTTGCTCCCGGCGTCACCATCAAACTCTCTAACGGGGATGAAGGTGAGATCTTGGTGAAGAGTCCTTGGATGTTTGCGAAATATTTGCATGATCCTACCGCTACAGCCGCGGCACATGATGCGGAAGGATTCTTTAAGACGGGCGATATAGCCCGTCGCGAAGGAAGAAACTATTTTATCATGGGACGGTCATCCATCGATATCTTAAAGTCTGGCGGGTATAAAATTTCTGCTTTGGATATTGAGCGAGAAGTTCTCTCGTTGCCGTACATTGGTGAAGTCATGGTCGTCGGTGTGGATGATGACGAATATGGTCAGCGTATCGCTGCGGCGGTGACATTGCGAGATGATCAGAAGATATACCGATGCAGAGGTAATGGAAATGCGGGGAAGAAATTAACTATTTATGACTTGAGAAGGGATTTGAGGAGCAGGCTTGCCGGATACAAGATGCCTACGATTTTAAGAGTTGTGGAGGGAGAGCTGCCGAAGAGTGCGACAGGGAAAGTGGTGAAGAAGGTATTAGGGCCAAGTTTTTTCACTGATAATTATAGGAATGATGTGATGGTGCAGGTGTGGGAGAAGTCAGGCCGGCAGGCTCAAGGAAAATTGTGA
- a CDS encoding putative secondary metabolism biosynthetic enzyme (antiSMASH:Cluster_2.7~SMCOG1023:enoyl-CoA hydratase~EggNog:ENOG410PJUS~COG:I), giving the protein MPNSGVLYDYQALYPESNTNVASVNLQGLDLDEQDENPFANTDGFYPMLYTILDFPYPTIALLTGHTFGGACPFALCHDYRVMNSKRGFISMPPVNLGLHFDGIGALPRLKLGPKVARKMLLEAHRWTGKEALQDGIVDAIAEPEQMFDVSMDLAQKWAPKAKMGVYGTLRAELWGEAIKKFQRISYVHSRETSTAAKVKI; this is encoded by the exons ATGCCAAATTCTGGTGTACTGTATGATTATCAGGCGTTGTACCCAGAATCGAACACTAATGTTGCCTCTGTGAATCTCCAGGGCCTTGACTTGGATGAGCAAGATGAGAATCCCTTTGCAAATACCGACGGCTTCTATCCT ATGCTCTACACGATCCTTGACTTCCCGTATCCAACTATCGCCCTCTTAACCGGTCACACCTTTGGCGGTGCCTGCCCTTTTGCGCTTTGCCATGACTACCGTGTCATGAATTCCAAACGAGGCTTCATCTCCATGCCTCCGGTGAATCTGGGTCTGCATTTTGACGGCATTGGGGCCCTGCCACGTTTGAAGCTCGGCCCGAAGGTTGCGCGAAAGATGTTGCTCGAAGCACATCGGTGGACGGGCAAGGAGGCTCTCCAGGATGGCATTGTGGATGCGATTGCGGAACCGGAGCAGATGTTTGATGTTTCCATGGACTTGGCGCAGAAGTGGGCGCCAAAGGCGAAGATGGG GGTGTATGGTACTTTGCGGGCTGAACTGTGGGGAGAGGCAATTAAAAAGTTTCAGCGGATAAGTTATGTGCACAGTCGGGAGACAAGCACAGCGGCAAAAGTCAAGATTTGA
- a CDS encoding uncharacterized protein (antiSMASH:Cluster_2.7~EggNog:ENOG410PHGV~COG:K~TransMembrane:2 (o527-547i559-580o)~BUSCO:3199at33183): MSEVSVPQPAPPTTTAPAAAVHNNVPTTGKAGESPPRLRAASACVACNKKKIRCIYPEGGSQCLNCARNHWTCSPRERKRKRRKIAAEREDAVSGSRATTKVEVRQETPSLGPLRRPNWDSGHLPWDQRRSVVADGHPSHQSESSAGAGASAHNQTPPTSAAQESEGSTLYPNAASSGFARPSQPAQDSRAYGPSTPNSTYLGRYEYIRGEVPVNEDRAKAYPAVATESLTEEDLRILHLQHAFDLPPRAVREGLIDTFMKRCSPWMPIVERSWLTERTGHQPSILLLQAVFLAASRVSSAPAVTAYASSNEFYRRARALFWSGYEKNTITVITAVCILHWYNPEGPEHVSINTSGFWNRIGVGLAYQIGLHREPPPGRDAPLRRRLWWTLYARDCLISAGHGRPRAINPDDSEVKPLTPEDFYGCSSNGQLFIVYVEISALLGDLTQCYCRRSLSRQKRVNIENALYRWTRELPESLRLFRRYSPTEGAPAHRLVLMPYNFEARQLHVPYFITLAILYRPISPSNLPSAAAILASSFIAGIFEDFLARDEIRFLGPIFTFYLLAAGVGLMSCFPYPHLWERAEQDLRIIYNSQKELAKRWPSAIGSLKAMQSILDEAPKVARPPDRPQPTPLTPDQQACFSGFGTDLCRLGDVMLANYPHEMVESGRPEDDQYARTVSDMMTAGILAELKTPMDAAAALEEYLPLATVIDHNTQVAMGGEATEITDEMLYNQYEGIGNWLLRDWDWNTDVAW, from the exons ATGAGTGAGGTTTCTGTGCCGCAGCCGGCGCCGCCTACTACAACTGCCCCTGCTGCTGCCGTGCATAATAATGTCCCTACCACGGGGAAGGCTGGCGAAAGCCCGCCGCGTCTTCGAGCAGCGTCCGCCTGTGTTGCGTGCaataaaaagaag ATACGGTGCATATACCCCGAAGGAGGTTCACAGTGTCTAAACTGTGCGAGGAACCACTGGACTTGCTC TCCCCGCGAGCGAAAACGCAAACGTCGCAAGATAGCTGCCGAACGTGAGGATGCCGTCTCGGGATCGAGAGCAACCACAAAAGTGGAAGTAAGGCAGGAGACTCCTAGCCTTGGGCCTCTGCGACGACCAAACTGGGACTCTGGCCATCTGCCATGGGATCAGCGGCGCTCGGTTGTTGCTGATGGACACCCTTCTCATCAATCGGAATCGTCGGCCGGTGCAGGTGCATCGGCTCACAATCAAACCCCTCCAACCTCTGCTGCTCAGGAATCGGAAGGATCGACATTGTATCCAAACGCAGCCTCATCAGGGTTCGCTCGACCGTCACAGCCAGCGCAAGACTCTCGTGCTTACGGTCCAAGTACTCCGAACTCGACGTACCTGGGTCGCTATGAGTATATTCGCGGGGAGGTTCCGGTCAATGAGGATCGAGCAAAGGCATATCCGGCCGTTGCGACAGAATCTCTTACCGAAGAAGATCTCAGAATTCTTCATCTGCAGCACGCATTCGATCTTCCACCACGGGCCGTCCGGGAGGGGCTCATAGACACCTTCATGAAGCGATGTTCGCCATGGATGCCCATCGTAGAACGGAGCTGGCTCACAGAGCGCACCGGCCATCAACCATCCATTTTATTGCTTCAGGCTGTCTTTCTCGCTGCAAGTAGAGTCTCCTCAGCGCCAGCTGTCACTGCTTACGCTTCGTCGAACGAATTTTATCGGCGAGCAAGAGCACTGTTTTGGTCTGGCTATGAGAAGAACACGATCACTGTCATCACCGCCGTGTGTATCCTGCATTGGTATAACCCCGAGGGTCCGGAACACGTATCTATTAATACGAGTGGCTTCTGGAATCGGATCGGGGTTGGCCTAGCTTATCAAATTGGGCTGCATAGAGAACCACCGCCGGGCCGAGATGCCCCCCTGCGTAGGAGGCTGTGGTGGACCCTATAT GCCCGAGACTGCTTAATATCTGCAGGACATGGTCGTCCTCGCGCTATTAATCCGGATGACAGTGAAGTCAAACCTTTAACCCCGGAAGACTTCTATGGCTGCAGTTCAAATGGACAGCTTTTCATCGTATATGTGGAAATTTCAGCCCTCCTTGGGGACCTCACGCAATGCTACTGTCGACGTAGTTTATCTCGTCAGAAGCGAGTAAATATTGAAAATGCACTTTACCGATGGACTCGAGAATTACCGGAGTCCCTTCGCCTATTCCGAAGATACAGCCCAACCGAGGGTGCACCTGCCCATAGGCTTGTACTGATGCCCTACAACTTTGAAGCTCGTCAGCTTCATGTCCCGTATTTTATCACCCTCGCGATCCTTTATCGACCAATCTCACCATCGAACCTCCCGTCAGCAGCTGCCATCCTTGCGTCGTCTTTCATTGCCGGCATATTTGAAGACTTTTTAGCACGCGATGAGATTCGATTTCTCGGCCCAATTTTCACTTTCTATCTCCTGGCGGCTGGAGTCGGTCTTATGTCGTGCTTCCCATACCCGCATCTCTGGGAGAGGGCGGAGCAGGACCTCCGCATCATTTATAATTCCCAAAAGGAACTCGCGAAGCGATGGCCCTCTGCCATCGGTAGCTTGAAGGCCATGCAGAGCATCCTTGATGAGGCGCCGAAAGTTGCCAGACCGCCAGATCGACCACAGCCAACTCCACTAACCCCCGACCAGCAGGCATGTTTCAGTGGTTTCGGAACAGACTTGTGTCGTCTTGGTGACGTTATGTTAGCGAATTACCCACACGAGATGGTGGAATCTGGTCGCCCAGAAGACGATCAATATGCCCGGACTGTTTCAGACATGATGACGGCGGGTATCCTGGCGGAGTTGAAAACACCGATGGACGCTGCTGCTGCGCTAGAAGAGTACCTCCCGTTAGCGACAGTGATTGACCACAATACGCAAGTGGCCATGGGAGGTGAAGCAACTGAAATAACCGATGAGATGTTGTATAATCAGTATGAAGGAATTGGGAACTGGCTCTTAAGAGACTGGGATTGGAACACTGACGTCGCATGGTGA
- the ERG9_2 gene encoding bifunctional farnesyl-diphosphate farnesyltransferase/squalene synthase (antiSMASH:Cluster_2.7~EggNog:ENOG410PFJU~COG:I~TransMembrane:1 (o420-443i)~BUSCO:6037at33183) gives MVSFSQALYLLSHPQELRSIIQWKVWHEPVHSRNTANETESEKKCYHFLKLTSRSFSAVIMELHPELLLPVCLFYLILRGLDTIEDDTSIPFKVKEPLLRNFKDFLEVDGWTFDGNRPEEKDRELLVQFHNVITEFKKIKPAYKAIIKDIADRMGNGMADYCRKAEFENVNVNTVEEYDLYCWYVAGLVGEGLTRLFVEAGFARPQLLERPQLFKSMGLFLQKTNIIRDVREDEDDNRRFWPKEIWSNHVDKWEDLFKPENREAAVNCGAEMILNALGHVDDCLYYLAGLKEQSVFNFCAIPQSMAIGTLELCFRNPAMFDRNIKITKGQACRLMWQSTQNVRVICDVFRQYARAIHKKNTPKDPNFLRVSIACGKIEKFIESIFPTQSLEDANRRVSNKKSAEDAKRAAEAAEATRDTIFIVVSLVGVLVVVSSLMFGVAWMMGARFDLAFQELKKGNFRPSQQTLRHGEL, from the exons ATGGTTTCCTTCTCCCAAGCCCTCTATCTTCTCTCACACCCTCAAGagctcagatcaatcatcCAATG GAAAGTATGGCATGAGCCTGTCCACTCTAGAAACACAGCAAATGAAACAGAGAGCGAAAAGAAATGTTACCACTTCCTGAAACTCACGAGTCGCAGCTTCAGCGCTGTGATCATGGAGCTACATCCAGAGCTCCTTCTTCCTGTTTGCCTGTTTTACCTTATTCTTCGTGGTCTAGACACCATCGAAGATGATACCTCTATACCTTTCAAAGTTAAGGAGCCACTCCTTCGCAATTTCAAGGACTTCTTAGAGGTCGACGGGTGGACTTTTGATGGCAATCGGCCCGAAGAGAAAGACCGCGAACTGCTGGTTCAGTTCCATAACGTTATCACCGAATTTAAGAAAATAAAGCCCGCCTATAAGGCTATCATCAAGGATATCGCTGATAGAATGGGCAATGGGATGGCTGATTACTGTCGAAAAGCCGAGTTTGAGAATGTAAATGTCAATACTGTGGAAGAATATGATCTTTACTGCTGGTATGTTGCTGGGCTTGTTGGTGAGGGCTTAACAAGACTATTCGTTGAGGCTGGATTTGCCCGGCCTCAGCTCCTCGAGCGTCCGCagcttttcaaatccatGGGTCTCTTTCTTCAAAAGACCAACATCATCCGCGATGTGCGAGAGGATGAAGACGATAATCGTCGTTTCTGGCCAAAGGAGATTTGGTCAAATCACGTCGATAAGTGGGAGGACCTCTTCAAGCCAGAAAATCGCGAAGCAGCCGTGAATTGTGGTGCAGAGATGATACTGAATGCCCTTGGGCACGTGGACGACTGTCTTTACTACCTGGCAGGATTAAAGGAGCAAAGCGTTTTCAACTTCTGTGCTATTCCCCAGTCCATGGCCATTGGCACTTTAGAGCTATGCTTCCGAAATCCAGCCATGTTTGACCGTAACATCAAAATTACAAAGGGCCAGGCTTGTCGACTGATGTGGCAGTCAACACAAAACGTTCGTGTTATATGTGATGTCTTCCGTCAATACGCTCGAGCAATACACAAAAAGAACACTCCAAAAGACCCGAACTTCCTCAGGGTTAGCATTGCTTGCGGAAAG ATCGAAAAATTCATCGAATCGATCTTCCCGACTCAATCCTTAGAAGATGCCAATCGGAGAGTAAGTAACAAGAAGAGTGCTGAAGATGCGAAAAGGGCTGCCGAGGCAGCTGAAGCCACACGGGATACTATCTTCATTGTTGTTTCACTCGTGGGTGTACTGGTTGTTGTCTCTTCCCTCATG TTTGGCGTCGCTTGGATGATGGGTGCACGGTTTGACTTAGCCTTCCAGGAACTTAAGAAAGGCAACTTTCGTCCTTCGCAACAAACCTTGCGACATGGCGAGCTTTAA
- a CDS encoding uncharacterized protein (antiSMASH:Cluster_2.7~EggNog:ENOG410PFZB~COG:O~BUSCO:8225at33183) has protein sequence MVADTAYYDILGVPSTATELEIKKAYRKLAITTHPDKNPDDETAHERFQAIGEAYQVLSDEELRKQYDKYGKEKAIPGGGFEDPAEFFSMIFGGDAFVDLIGEISLMKDLTRTMDITMQEMEEDDLAESAEEKLKIHEEKEKEAPQAQSSQGLSTSQAPPYVTDEKEKESVSSNAPGRSTEAGSGTSTPRRVWGQQAIMDKSEEDARMDAAGLSPEEKELRKKEKKKGGLTKEQKERLAAFEAERKKQREERVDTLARKLVDRLSIWTETDKGKDVTYAFEQKTQLEVENLKMESFGLEILHAIGTTYIQKATSFLKSQKFLGISGFFSRLKDKGTLAKETWTTISTALDAQMTMEEMAKLEEKGGDDWTDEKRAEYEKKVTGKILAAAWRGSKFEIQSVLRDVCDQILNDKTVKLEKRVERAQALVICGKIFQQAERDPDEEGDYMAFEQLMAEGMSKKGKNEKKKEPKKAKPESHPEATPS, from the exons ATGGTAGCGGATACCGCATATTATGATATCTTGGGTGTGCCATCCACGGCCACTGAACTTGAGATTAAGAAGGCATACCGAAAGTTAGCCATTACGACACATCCAG ATAAGAATCCGGATGACGAGACGGCTCACGAGAGGTTCCAAGCC ATTGGCGAAGCATACCAAGTATTGAGCGATGAAGAACTGCGAAAGCAATACGACAAATATGGCAAGGAGAAGGCGATACCCGGAGGCGGATTCG AGGATCCGGCCGAATTTTTCAGTATGATCTTCGGAGGGGATGCTTTTGTGGATTTGATCGGAGAAATATCCCTCATGAAGGATTTGACACGCACAATGGATATTACTATGCAAGAAATGGAGGAAGACGATCTGGCTGAATCTGCAGAGGAGAAGCTCAAGATACacgaagagaaagaaaaggaagcgCCGCAGGCGCAATCGTCGCAGGGACTCAGCACCTCCCAAGCTCCACCGTACGTCACcgatgagaaagaaaaagaatctgTTTCCTCCAATGCGCCGGGAAGATCAACAGAAGCCGGATCGGGAACCAGCACTCCCCGACGTGTTTGGGGTCAGCAAGCAATTATGGACAAATCAGAGGAGGACGCGAGGATGGATGCCGCCGGCTTGAGTCCGGAAGAAAAGGAACtcaggaagaaagaaaagaagaagggcGGTCTTACGAAGGAGCAGAAGGAACGCCTGGCGGCATTCGAGGCcgaaagaaagaaacaaagagaAGAACGTGTCGACACTCTCGCCAGAAAACTAGTAGATCGTCTGAGCATATGGACCGAGACAGACAAGGGCAAAGACGTCACATATGCCTTCGAACAGAAGACTCAATTAGAAGTTGAAAATCTCAAGATGGAATCCTTCGGGCTGGAAATCCTCCATGCCATCGGCACCACTTACATCCAGAAAGCCACTTCTTTCCTCAAATCGCAGAAATTCCTCGGTATTTCTGGATTCTTCTCTCGACTAAAGGACAAGGGGACTCTGGCGAAAGAAACCTGGACCACTATCTCCACTGCTCTTGACGCACAAATGACCATGGAAGAAATGGCAAAGCTGGAAGAGAAAGGGGGCGACGATTGGACAGATGAGAAAAGAGCAGAGTATGAAAAGAAAGTCACCGGCAAGATTTTAGCAGCTGCGTGGCGTGGAAGCAAGTTCGAGATCCAGAGCGTCCTGCGTGATGTTTGTGATCAAATACTCAATGACAAAACCGTCAAATTGGAAAAGCGTGTAGAACGTGCCCAAGCGCTCGTTATTTGCGGAAAGATTTTCCAACAG GCCGAACGTGACCCCGACGAAGAAGGTGACTATATGGCATTCGAACAGTTGATGGCAGAAGGAATGTCGAAGAAGGGTAAAAacgagaagaagaaagaaccCAAGAAGGCGAAACCAGAATCACACCCAGAAGCCACCCCGTCATAA
- a CDS encoding uncharacterized protein (antiSMASH:Cluster_2.7~EggNog:ENOG410PNPJ~COG:S~BUSCO:7420at33183), whose protein sequence is MRPLDKQNNPPNKPFTPSMSAAFNRTAKAPLTPKIAGYNSTHSNRKFQHADAPIPNTSRSSENTSYVSGGLNSNITPRSGSRNSPRDALSASSSPSGTPSHAQNSIRSNVGHSSENPLTPRDNIGPSSRSSRPKSVVNGLLHSNPPSRPVSSCSGSLGAPMFFHADDARSTISSHEADPKQSHGNIQPNGRYFTYANGVAEGSRSSSDRRPGPTKGKTQSGGVPTALRSPIASPRLQNAQPLLSSPKEPTTHPRESKRSSLHSSHPQEPPLLQTPRLNPTSPGSRSHCSHVKSPSIDGSQCFRQTRPHITSPTSHPILVAGDHGNASSPYHSPLPDSNRSSTSGDILHPFPRVGSPSKEDSNNNLQNANELAANARTERKVLDLEISNSSLLAINRTLEREMRKQNAELRRYRRLSRAGRLSITPSHHPVSGGGLSIVSETDNGAGDESFNSLNYITSESENGASSSEDETRSPDGGVESEEQPHARDEKHLLDDLARHQQLLIDSQKLSQSIGRCLEWTESLITEGRKALEYQVYISDIEIGGRVLAHDDIDEDWQGGKALLSSTAEVPGFLDEHIVDDTVLANLPLSDGDVHEG, encoded by the coding sequence ATGCGACCTCTGGATAAACAAAACAATCCCCCGAACAAACCTTTCACTCCATCAATGAGTGCAGCGTTCAACAGGACCGCCAAAGCACCCCTGACTCCTAAGATAGCTGGATACAATTCCACCCACTCGAACCGCAAATTCCAACATGCCGATGCCCCTATTCCGAACACATCTCGCTCTTCAGAGAATACATCCTATGTGTCAGGAGGACTAAACTCCAATATCACACCCCGTTCGGGGTCAAGGAACTCCCCAAGAGATGCTCTCTCCGCTTCCTCCTCTCCATCAGGCACACCATCCCACGCTCAGAATTCCATACGCTCTAACGTAGGCCACTCCTCTGAGAACCCCCTAACTCCGCGCGACAATATCGGCCCATCCTCACGATCATCCAGGCCGAAGAGTGTCGTAAATGGCTTACTGCACAGTAACCCGCCGTCTCGACCGGTTTCATCATGCAGCGGTTCTCTTGGAGCCCCTATGTTTTTCCATGCCGATGACGCGCGATCTACAATTTCATCCCACGAAGCGGACCCCAAACAGTCTCACGGGAATATCCAGCCAAATGGACGTTATTTTACGTACGCAAACGGCGTAGCTGAAGGATCTCGCAGCTCTAGTGATCGGAGACCAGGGCCTACAAAAGGCAAAACGCAAAGCGGAGGAGTCCCTACGGCACTCCGGTCACCAATCGCATCACCAAGATTGCAAAATGCGCAGCCGCTCCTCTCCTCGCCCAAAGAACCTACAACGCACCCTCGAGAATCAAAACGATCCAGTTTGCATTCGTCACATCCCCAGGAGCCACCTCTGTTACAAACCCCGCGTTTAAATCCCACATCCCCGGGATCCAGGAGTCATTGTTCACATGTGAAATCTCCGAGTATAGATGGATCTCAATGCTTTCGCCAAACGCGGCCTCATATTACGAGTCCTACAAGTCACCCGATACTGGTAGCCGGTGATCATGGCAATGCTAGCTCTCCGTACCATAGCCCCCTTCCCGATAGCAACAGATCCTCAACATCCGGTGATATTCTACATCCTTTTCCGCGCGTTGGTAGTCCTTCTAAGGAGGATTCAAATAACAATCTTCAGAACGCCAATGAACTGGCAGCCAATGCACGAACGGAGCGGAAAGTTTTGGATCTGGAGATCAGCAATTCTTCTTTACTCGCTATAAATCGGACTTTGGAGAGAGAAATGAGGAAGCAGAACGCAGAACTACGGCGATATCGCCGATTGAGCCGCGCTGGTCGACTTTCCATCACCCCCTCCCATCACCCCGTGTCTGGGGGCGGGCTCTCTATCGTCAGTGAGACCGATAATGGAGCTGGTGACGAATCATTTAATTCGCTCAATTATATCACTTCGGAATCCGAGAATGGCGCTTCTTCCTCCGAAGATGAAACGAGGAGTCCTGATGGGGGCGTTGAGAGTGAAGAGCAACCTCACGCACGGGACGAGAAGCACCTCCTGGACGACCTTGCTAGACATCAACAACTCCTGATAGACAGCCAGAAACTCAGCCAAAGTATAGGAAGGTGCCTAGAATGGACAGAAAGCTTAATTACAGAGGGTAGAAAAGCCCTCGAATATCAAGTTTACATCAGTGATATCGAGATCGGCGGTCGAGTGCTGGCTCATGACGACATCGATGAGGATTGGCAAGGGGGCAAGGCGTTGTTGAGCTCAACTGCAGAAGTGCCTGGGTTTCTAGATGAGCATATCGTCGATGACACTGTTTTGGCGAACTTGCCATTATCGGACGGTGATGTACATGAAGGCTGA
- a CDS encoding uncharacterized protein (antiSMASH:Cluster_2.7) encodes MVELETPELEMVELETPELETPELETVELGTTRLETVELEMVGLGVQPSPVLLFPVQVSPVQASPALLSPVRASPVLPSPVRVNHVAITNKATENHQTLE; translated from the coding sequence ATGGTAGAACTGGAGACACCTGAACTGGAGATGGTAGAGCTGGAGACGCCCGAACTGGAGACGCCCGAACTGGAGACGGTAGAACTGGGGACGACCAGACTGGAGACAGTAGAACTGGAGATGGTAGGACTGGGAGTACAGCCATCCCCAGTTCTACTGTTTCCAGTTCAGGTGTCTCCAGTTCAGGCGTCTCCAGCTCTACTGTCTCCAGTTCGGGCGTCTCCAGTTCTACCATCTCCAGTTCGGGTGAATCATGTGGCCATCACTAATAAGGCAACTGAAAACCACCAAACACTTGAATAA